The genomic stretch gaaatttttagagatggagattgaaactttaataacattttatacctataatactttcatttcaattaattaattctaattttaccatttgtacaaattaaattagagtttcattcttgtttcaattcctgtctctcattttgcaccaaacagaatactgagatttGTTTCAATCCCTGTCTCTTAGTCTTTGTCTCTCAATCTCAgtctttctgtctctgtctctccaccaaacgctaccttatAGTCTGAAATTCTCTAAATAGGTCTCagtcttatttattttattcaaattctgCTTTATAAGTATAATTAGGTCGGGTTATAGCTAATGGatgagaaaataaagatattcaAGAGCTTGCAAATACAAGTAGCACTACTAATCTACTGATATGTCTGCCTAAAAGTATACTTGATAAACTCTCACAATGTAACATTGGTTCCTGATCAAGAATCGCATTATACACCAGAATGGTCATGCTGGAACCAATAATTGACATAAGAAACAATCACAAACAATACAATTATCTACTTGCACCGTACTCCTAAAAAAGTTGTTATGTACTTGCAAAACATCCTAGATAATCGAAGTTGCTACAATCTTGACATTTATCAAGGATCGACCTGGAGAGACTAGGATCTCAATAAATGAAGACAATTCAGCCAGCAAATCATATATATAGATATCAATAAATATGAACCACACTATCTCAGTATAGATAAATACACTAGGGCCTATGACATATGTGCTACAAATCAGGATGCTACATGAGGAGGCTGTGGAGAACTTGTAACAGACTGCTCTGAAGCATTGGCAAGCCCCTGCAACATTCTCAGAATCTCACTTGTatcttccaagtaatacttGGCCTTGCTCGGCTTCTGACCGACGGTGCAAGGAAACACCTCTGCGACCGGAGACAGGGATGCCCTTGCATTCATTATGACACCAAACATGTCCTCATCTGACCTGTCATCTCCAATGCATAGAACAAAATCTGGGATCACTCCCATTTGTTGCATTGTTAAGAGAAGGCGTTCTGCAACAATACCCTTGCTCACTCCCTGTCCCATAAACAGCACATAAAAAATATAGTCAACCCCAAAAGGGTGAACCACAGCCTAGAAAAATAAGATTCAATGCTGGAAGTTGGAACATGTTGCATTTTTTAAGTTCCAAAACAAAGAAACCATAGAAATGATAGCACTAGCAATGAATGGGAATCATGTGTCCATGACAGACATAACAAATGATAGAACAAGCAGGTTTTTTGTCTTTCCTCTCATTATACGGCTCACAAGCCACAAGCTTGAAGAGTAACAACAATAACAGAGCATTATCCAAGAAGCCAGAACAATAAAATGCATACATAATATGACCAAATGTTTACTAATATTGTGATATGAAACATGGAGCTTTTACAACTGACCTGAGGTTTGACTTCCACGATGTGAGGACTACTTTTAACAGAAACAGGCTCATTGGCAAGAACACTTTCCAGATGATCCAGAAGCTCCTTAGCCTGGCATGAACCGAAATCTCGGTCTGCAAACTCATAATTCCAAACAAGAGCAGTTTCTTTGGTCTCTATGTTAGAACCATCAGTTGTTTCCGTGTACAACTGCATTACTGGCTCGGCAATCTGCTTCCAGTCGAAATCCGGCACAGAAACACATTCTTCCCAGTCTGCATTATGATTTGTcctgaaaacaaaagaaaaaaaagataaactaTTTAATTTGAGCAAGGTTCACCTAGGAAAAGCCcttattttattcttcttcaACAATCCGCAATCACCATAACCATGCAGAAAGAAAAAGGACATACCTCACGAAATAACCATGCTCTGCTGCAACTCCAAGCCTTTCACAAGAGGAAAACCAGTCAGTAAGAGTTTTTCTCTCCTTTCCACTTACAATGAAAACACAATTCTTGGTGTCCTTGCACAAGCTGTTCAAGATGGCAACAGCCTCAGTGCTAGGTGTTGTACTAATTGAACCGGGCTGCATCATGGTACCATCATAATCCAAAAGAATGGCTCGGTGTTTGGTCCTCTTATAAGCTGATACAATATGTTCCACTGATAGCTTTCTAAAGTTTGGATCCAAAGCAATAACCCGAAATCCTAAACCAAAGCCAATTCCCCAGCATCTCCTTCTCAGATGATCCCTACATGCCCTTTCCAGATCCTGCAAGAAGCTCCGCGCCCAATATGCAACATCATGAGTACTGACATACCTATAATGCTTCTCGTGGCGCATCTGTTTTTCGGACTCTGGGACGATAAGTGCCGAATCCATTGCTTCAGCAACAGCATCAATATTCCAGGGATTCACTCTAATTGCCCCACTTAATGATGGGGAGCAGCCAATGAACTCAGACACCACCAGCATGCTCTTCTTTTGGGTAAATGAGCTTGTCCCTAGAATCTTATCTATCTTGTCACTTCCTTGTCTACAAATGATGTATTCATAGGGTATAAGGTTCATACCATCTCTCACTGCGGTAACAAGGCAACATTCAGCTATCACATAATAAGCTATCCTCTCATAAAACTGAAGTGGCGTATCGATCAATATTACAGGTGTGTATCCAGGCCTTCCAAATGTACTATTGATCCTTTTCACTGTGGCATAAGTTTCACTCTGGACCTCCTGTACATCTTTCCCACGGCCTCTTGCAGGGTTTGCAATTTGGACCAAGACAACCCTGCCCCTCTTGTCAGGATGTTGTAAAAGCAACTGTTCCATAGCCAAGAGTTTTAAGCTGATTCCTTTAAAGATATCCATGTCGTCAACCCCAAGCATCACAGTTTGACCTCTGAACTTGTTTTGTAACTCTTCAACCTTGTTTTCCGTCTCAGGAAGATTCATGACTGACTGAAGCTGCCCTATGTGAATCCCAA from Arachis stenosperma cultivar V10309 chromosome 9, arast.V10309.gnm1.PFL2, whole genome shotgun sequence encodes the following:
- the LOC130948764 gene encoding alpha,alpha-trehalose-phosphate synthase [UDP-forming] 5-like, producing MVSRSYSNLLELTSCDSPTFSREKKRLPRVATVAGVLSELDDEASNSAGSDAPSSISQDRMIIVGNQLPLKAQRKDDGTWDFTWDEDSLLLQLKDGLGEDVETIYIGCLKEEIEPSEQDDVAQNLLDTFKCVPTFLPPELFTKFYHGFCKQHLWPLFHYMLPLSPDLGGRFDRSLWQAYVSVNKIFADKVMEVISPDDDFVWVHDYHLMVLPTFLRKRFNRARLGFFLHSPFPSSEIYRTLPVRDELLRALLNSDLIGFHTFDYARHFLSCCSRMLGLSYQSKRGYIGLEYYGRTVSIKILPVGIHIGQLQSVMNLPETENKVEELQNKFRGQTVMLGVDDMDIFKGISLKLLAMEQLLLQHPDKRGRVVLVQIANPARGRGKDVQEVQSETYATVKRINSTFGRPGYTPVILIDTPLQFYERIAYYVIAECCLVTAVRDGMNLIPYEYIICRQGSDKIDKILGTSSFTQKKSMLVVSEFIGCSPSLSGAIRVNPWNIDAVAEAMDSALIVPESEKQMRHEKHYRYVSTHDVAYWARSFLQDLERACRDHLRRRCWGIGFGLGFRVIALDPNFRKLSVEHIVSAYKRTKHRAILLDYDGTMMQPGSISTTPSTEAVAILNSLCKDTKNCVFIVSGKERKTLTDWFSSCERLGVAAEHGYFVRTNHNADWEECVSVPDFDWKQIAEPVMQLYTETTDGSNIETKETALVWNYEFADRDFGSCQAKELLDHLESVLANEPVSVKSSPHIVEVKPQGVSKGIVAERLLLTMQQMGVIPDFVLCIGDDRSDEDMFGVIMNARASLSPVAEVFPCTVGQKPSKAKYYLEDTSEILRMLQGLANASEQSVTSSPQPPHVAS